The Nocardioides pantholopis genome window below encodes:
- a CDS encoding dihydroorotase: protein MSELDLIITNVAVVLAGESEPQRVDIGIKDGKFARLEANLSPELAETVVDGRGRTAFPGVVDAHQHWGIYNPLPEDVVSESRASAQGGVTTALSYMRTGQYYLNKGGDYADFFPEVLELTDGKAVIDYAYHLAPMSKKHISEIPSLVTDHGVTSFKVFMFYGSHGLHGRSTDQSSFLMTPEGERYDYAHFEFVMRGVQKAREENPEIADQISLSLHCETAEIMSAYTKMVEEEGTLTGLPAYSASRPPHSEGLAVTIASYLAHETDLPTINLLHLTSRKAVEAALTMAAAFPHIDFRREVTVGHLLADCDTAHGVGGKVNPPLRPREDVEALWGFLLDGKIDWVVSDHACCKEELKFGDPKDDVFLAKSGFGGAEYLLAGMVTEGSKRGLSFGRIAELTATNPAERYGLGATKGAIKVGMDADVALVDTDHTWTVRAEESESTQEYTPFEGAELKAKVTDTFVRGQQVMTDGVVTTEPVGRYLSRPTA from the coding sequence GTGAGCGAGCTCGACCTGATCATCACCAACGTCGCGGTCGTGCTGGCCGGCGAGTCCGAGCCCCAGCGCGTCGACATCGGCATCAAGGACGGGAAGTTCGCCCGCCTCGAGGCCAACCTCTCCCCCGAGCTCGCCGAGACCGTCGTCGACGGACGGGGCCGCACCGCGTTCCCCGGCGTCGTGGACGCCCACCAGCACTGGGGCATCTACAACCCGCTGCCCGAGGACGTCGTCAGCGAGAGCCGCGCGTCGGCCCAGGGCGGCGTCACCACCGCGCTGTCCTACATGCGCACCGGCCAGTACTACCTCAACAAGGGCGGCGACTACGCCGACTTCTTCCCCGAGGTCCTCGAGCTGACCGACGGCAAGGCGGTCATCGACTACGCCTACCACCTGGCCCCGATGAGCAAGAAGCACATCAGCGAGATCCCGTCGCTGGTCACCGACCACGGCGTGACGTCGTTCAAGGTCTTCATGTTCTACGGCAGCCACGGCCTGCACGGGCGCAGCACCGACCAGAGCTCGTTCCTGATGACGCCCGAGGGCGAGCGCTACGACTACGCCCACTTCGAGTTCGTGATGCGCGGGGTGCAGAAGGCCCGCGAGGAGAACCCGGAGATCGCCGACCAGATCTCGCTGTCGCTGCACTGCGAGACCGCCGAGATCATGAGCGCCTACACCAAGATGGTCGAGGAGGAGGGCACGCTGACCGGCCTCCCGGCGTACAGCGCCTCGCGCCCGCCGCACTCCGAGGGCCTCGCGGTCACGATCGCCTCCTACCTGGCGCACGAGACCGACCTGCCGACGATCAACCTGCTGCACCTGACCTCGCGCAAGGCCGTCGAGGCGGCGCTGACGATGGCGGCCGCCTTCCCGCACATCGACTTCCGCCGCGAGGTCACCGTCGGGCACCTGCTCGCCGACTGCGACACCGCGCACGGCGTCGGCGGCAAGGTGAACCCGCCGCTGCGCCCGCGCGAGGACGTCGAGGCGCTGTGGGGCTTCCTGCTCGACGGCAAGATCGACTGGGTCGTCTCCGACCACGCCTGCTGCAAGGAGGAGCTGAAGTTCGGCGACCCGAAGGACGACGTCTTCCTGGCCAAGTCCGGCTTCGGCGGCGCCGAGTACCTGCTGGCCGGCATGGTCACCGAGGGCTCCAAGCGCGGCCTGTCCTTCGGCCGGATCGCCGAGCTGACAGCCACCAACCCCGCCGAGCGCTACGGCCTGGGCGCGACCAAGGGCGCGATCAAGGTCGGCATGGACGCCGACGTCGCCCTGGTCGACACCGACCACACCTGGACGGTGCGCGCCGAGGAGTCGGAGTCGACCCAGGAGTACACCCCGTTCGAGGGCGCCGAGCTGAAGGCCAAGGTCACCGACACCTTCGTGCGCGGCCAGCAGGTCATGACCGACGGCGTCGTCACCACCGAGCCCGTCGGCCGCTACCTCTCGCGCCCCACCGCCTGA
- a CDS encoding MmgE/PrpD family protein: MSEPTLGAQLAAFAVRSAKDGVPADVAASVHQRTLDVLGLCVAAHRLPTSAAAIAHVLDQGGHEQATIVGSPTRVTAAQAAFANGVLAHSLDYDDTHLPSVLHPSASVVPAALAAAEHAGASGELTVRAIAVGLEVAVRLGMAGYDQELGNSVFFEHGQHATSITGAMGSAVAAALAYGLDEQGVLDALGLTASMASGIIEANRTGGTVKRLHCGLAAQAGVNAAQLVRRGFTGPPTVLEGRFGFFQAWLHGQFFPDAVTDGLGSDWSVPGIFFKPYPANHFTHTTVDAGRAFRERGITPDQVAKVVVGVAGSTVRTIGEPIEVKRTPETGYQAQFSGPFAFATGLLGGGGLGAALDDYSDALATDPARRELMAKVDVVADERCNEIYPFQFPAVVTLTTTTGEVLVEEVLTNRGGPARPLSDEELATKFSDNVTGRLSDTAAAAVRRDVLDLQGAGDVARVLSPLAAPLAAPLAAMSTLIPAEESK, translated from the coding sequence ATGAGCGAGCCAACCCTCGGCGCCCAGCTCGCGGCGTTCGCCGTCCGCAGCGCCAAGGACGGCGTGCCGGCCGACGTCGCCGCCAGCGTGCACCAGCGCACCCTCGACGTGCTCGGCCTGTGCGTCGCGGCCCACCGGCTGCCGACCAGCGCCGCGGCGATCGCGCACGTGCTCGACCAGGGCGGCCACGAGCAGGCCACGATCGTCGGCTCCCCGACCCGGGTGACCGCTGCCCAGGCCGCGTTCGCCAACGGGGTGCTCGCGCACTCGCTGGACTACGACGACACCCACCTGCCCTCGGTCCTGCACCCCAGCGCCAGCGTGGTCCCGGCCGCGCTCGCCGCCGCCGAGCACGCCGGCGCCAGCGGGGAGCTCACGGTCCGCGCGATCGCCGTCGGCCTGGAGGTGGCGGTCCGGCTCGGCATGGCCGGCTACGACCAGGAGCTCGGCAACTCGGTCTTCTTCGAGCACGGCCAGCACGCCACCTCGATCACCGGCGCCATGGGCTCGGCGGTCGCCGCCGCCCTGGCGTACGGCCTCGACGAGCAGGGCGTCCTGGACGCCCTCGGGCTCACCGCGTCGATGGCCTCCGGCATCATCGAGGCGAACCGCACCGGCGGCACCGTCAAGCGGCTGCACTGCGGCCTCGCGGCCCAGGCCGGCGTGAACGCCGCGCAGCTGGTCCGGCGCGGGTTCACCGGCCCGCCGACCGTGCTCGAGGGCCGGTTCGGGTTCTTCCAGGCCTGGCTGCACGGCCAGTTCTTCCCCGACGCGGTCACCGACGGCCTCGGCTCCGACTGGTCGGTCCCCGGCATCTTCTTCAAGCCCTACCCGGCCAACCACTTCACGCACACGACCGTCGACGCCGGCCGGGCCTTCCGCGAGCGCGGGATCACCCCCGACCAGGTCGCGAAGGTCGTCGTCGGGGTCGCCGGCTCCACCGTGCGCACCATCGGCGAGCCGATCGAGGTCAAGCGGACCCCGGAGACCGGCTACCAGGCCCAGTTCTCCGGCCCCTTCGCGTTCGCCACCGGCCTGCTCGGCGGCGGCGGGCTCGGCGCCGCGCTGGACGACTACAGCGACGCCCTGGCCACCGATCCCGCGCGGCGGGAGCTGATGGCCAAGGTCGACGTGGTCGCCGACGAGCGCTGCAACGAGATCTACCCGTTCCAGTTCCCGGCCGTCGTCACGCTGACGACGACCACGGGCGAGGTCCTGGTCGAGGAGGTCCTCACCAACCGGGGCGGACCCGCACGACCGCTGAGCGACGAGGAGCTGGCCACCAAGTTCAGCGACAACGTCACTGGGCGCCTCTCCGACACCGCCGCGGCCGCCGTACGCCGTGACGTGCTCGACCTCCAGGGAGCGGGCGACGTCGCCCGAGTCCTGTCCCCCCTGGCTGCCCCCCTGGCTGCCCCCCTGGCTGCAATGTCCACCCTGATCCCTGCTGAGGAGTCCAAGTGA
- a CDS encoding cyclase family protein, protein MTENTTDQLLAAIAAGVRVVDMGRTLTVGMPQSPNHPAYWHSLPRRHGDMVRSDGGSAANDMITMGTHVGTHIDALSHVSQDGKMYGGLDAGDALEGGRYVQLGAHTIAPMVRRGVLLDVPAALGVGRLEAGQEITVADLERTCEQQGTEIREGDVVLVRSGWGQHFDNGDNDLYRGLSTGVPGVGAAGATWLAGHGIHATGADTIAYERLAPGAGHGLLPAHRVLLVERGIYIIEALDLEEMGRDSVHEFLFVLSPLKFFGATGSPVRPIAVVGA, encoded by the coding sequence ATGACCGAGAACACCACCGACCAGCTGCTCGCCGCGATCGCGGCGGGTGTGCGCGTGGTCGACATGGGCCGCACCCTGACCGTGGGCATGCCGCAGTCGCCCAACCACCCGGCGTACTGGCACTCCCTGCCCCGCCGGCACGGCGACATGGTGCGCTCCGACGGCGGATCCGCGGCCAACGACATGATCACGATGGGCACTCACGTCGGCACCCACATCGACGCGCTCTCCCACGTCTCCCAGGACGGGAAGATGTACGGCGGCCTGGACGCCGGCGACGCCCTCGAGGGCGGGCGCTACGTCCAGCTCGGCGCGCACACGATCGCCCCGATGGTGCGCCGCGGCGTGCTGCTCGACGTCCCCGCCGCCCTCGGCGTCGGCCGGCTCGAGGCCGGCCAGGAGATCACCGTGGCGGACCTGGAGCGCACCTGCGAGCAGCAGGGCACCGAGATCCGCGAGGGCGACGTGGTCCTGGTCCGCAGCGGCTGGGGCCAGCACTTCGACAACGGCGACAACGACCTCTACCGCGGCCTGAGCACCGGCGTCCCCGGCGTCGGCGCCGCGGGCGCGACCTGGCTGGCCGGGCACGGCATCCACGCCACCGGCGCGGACACGATCGCCTACGAGCGGCTCGCGCCCGGCGCCGGCCACGGGCTGCTCCCGGCGCACCGGGTGCTCCTGGTCGAGCGCGGCATCTACATCATCGAGGCACTCGACCTGGAGGAGATGGGCCGCGACAGCGTCCACGAGTTCCTCTTCGTGCTCTCGCCGCTGAAGTTCTTCGGCGCCACCGGCTCCCCCGTGCGCCCGATCGCGGTGGTCGGGGCATGA
- a CDS encoding CaiB/BaiF CoA transferase family protein: protein MEQMQEELVTAGPLDGIKVIDASTILAGPLACQILGDYGAEVIKIEHPTKVDGMRGHGPAKDGTPIWWKEISRNKRTVGLSLKDPDGAALFLRLAATADVVVENFRPGTLEKWGVGPDRLHEVNPGLVIARVTGFGQTGPYSSRAGFGTLAESMSGFAHLTGQPDGPPTLPAFGLADSICGIAASSAISMALLARERNGGKGQVIDLDLLSPIMTAVGPGPTVYQQTGVVGMRHGNRSTNNAPRNTYETSDGHWVAISTSAQAIAERVMHLVGHPEVLDEPWFAAGNTRAEHADELDGYVGGWIGARTRDQVVTAFTEAGAAIAPIYSAKEIVEDPHIRETQMLTEVDDADLGPLLQHNVMWRMSETPGSIRFTGRAHGEDTETVLGELGLSADELADLRSRAVIG, encoded by the coding sequence CCTCGCGGGCCCCCTCGCGTGCCAGATCCTGGGCGACTACGGGGCCGAGGTGATCAAGATCGAGCACCCCACCAAGGTCGACGGGATGCGCGGTCACGGCCCAGCCAAGGACGGCACCCCGATCTGGTGGAAGGAGATCTCGCGCAACAAGCGCACGGTCGGCCTGAGCCTGAAGGACCCCGACGGCGCCGCGCTGTTCCTCCGGCTGGCGGCCACCGCCGACGTCGTGGTGGAGAACTTCCGCCCCGGCACGCTCGAGAAGTGGGGCGTCGGCCCCGACCGGCTGCACGAGGTCAACCCCGGCCTGGTGATCGCCCGGGTGACCGGCTTCGGCCAGACCGGGCCGTACTCCTCCCGGGCCGGCTTCGGCACGCTCGCGGAGTCGATGAGCGGCTTCGCCCACCTGACCGGCCAGCCCGACGGGCCCCCGACGCTGCCGGCGTTCGGCCTCGCGGACTCGATCTGCGGCATCGCCGCCTCGTCCGCGATCTCGATGGCCCTGCTGGCCCGCGAGCGCAACGGCGGCAAGGGCCAGGTCATCGACCTGGACCTGCTCTCCCCGATCATGACCGCGGTCGGGCCCGGCCCGACGGTCTACCAGCAGACCGGCGTCGTCGGCATGCGGCACGGCAACCGGTCCACGAACAACGCCCCGCGCAACACCTACGAGACCTCCGACGGCCACTGGGTCGCGATCTCGACCAGCGCGCAGGCGATCGCCGAGCGCGTCATGCACCTGGTCGGCCACCCCGAGGTGCTCGACGAGCCGTGGTTCGCCGCCGGCAACACCCGCGCCGAGCACGCCGACGAGCTCGACGGGTACGTCGGGGGCTGGATCGGCGCGCGCACCCGCGACCAGGTCGTCACCGCGTTCACCGAGGCCGGCGCGGCCATCGCCCCGATCTACTCCGCGAAGGAGATCGTCGAGGACCCCCACATCCGCGAGACCCAGATGCTCACCGAGGTCGACGACGCCGACCTCGGCCCGCTGCTGCAGCACAACGTGATGTGGCGGATGTCGGAGACCCCCGGCTCGATCCGGTTCACCGGCCGGGCCCACGGCGAGGACACCGAGACCGTGCTCGGCGAGCTCGGGCTCTCCGCCGACGAGCTGGCCGACCTGCGCAGCCGCGCCGTCATCGGCTGA